In the Limanda limanda chromosome 1, fLimLim1.1, whole genome shotgun sequence genome, one interval contains:
- the nrf1 gene encoding nuclear respiratory factor 1 isoform X1: protein MEEHSVHHEHMTTIEAGAVSQQVHQVHVTTYTETSMMSAEEDSTSSPDDDPYDDTDILNSAGTDEITAHLAAAGPVGMAAAAAVATGKKRKRPHIFESNPSIRKRQQTRLLRKLRATLDEYTTRVGQQAIVLCISPSKPNPVFKVFGAAPLENVVRKYKSMMLEDLENALAEHAPPGGDMASELPPLTIDGIPVSVDKMTQAQLRAFIPEMLKYSTGRGKPGWGKESCKPVWWPEDIPWANVRSDVRTEEQKQRVSWTQALRTIVKNCYKQHGREDLLYAFEDHHITTVTTQHHHLTTAQSIAHLVPSQTVVQTINNPDGTVSLIQVGTGHTVATLADASELPGVTVTQVNYATVTDGEVEQNWALHSGEMTIQTTQSSEATQAVASLAEAAVAASHEMQTGATVTMALNRWGLQRDLKACPMEDRSSAGSGYITTIQQLDNLSEAAHAVATLAEATLQGGGQIVLAETAAAVGALAGVQDATGLVQIPVSMYQTVVTSLAQGNRPVQVAMAPVATRIENTVTLDGQAVEVVTLEQ from the exons ATGGAGGAGCACAGCGTTCACCATGAACACATGACGACCATCGAGGCCGGCGCTGTCAGCCAACAGGTCCATCAG GTACACGTGACCACTTACACTGAAACATCCATGATGAGTGCTGAGGAAGACTCAACGTCCTCGCCAGATGACGATCCTTACGACGACACGGACATCCTCAATTCGGCAGGCACCGATGAGATCACCGCACACCTAGCTGCTGCAG gGCCAGTAGGCATGGCGGCAGCTGCTGCCGTGGCAACCggcaagaaaagaaagaggcctcacatctttgagtccaacccCTCAATCCGCAAGAGGCAGCAGACCCGTCTGCTCAG GAAACTAAGAGCTACACTTGATGAGTATACCACCAGAGTGGGGCAGCAGGCCATAGTGCTGTGTATTTCTCCCTCCAAACCCAACCCAGTGTTCAAGGTGTTTGGTGCTGCTCCTCTGGAGAATGTG GTGAGGAAGTATAAGAGCATGATGTTGGAGGATCTGGAGAACGCTCTCGCTGAACACGCCCCTCCAGGTGGAGACATGGCCTCAGAGCTGCCCCCCCTCACCATAGACGGCATCCCTGTATCTGTGGATAAGATGACCCAG GCCCAGCTGCGAGCATTCATCCCAGAGATGCTGAAGTACTCTACAGGCCGAGGGAAGCCTGGCTGGGGTAAAGAGAGCTGCAAGCCAGTGTGGTGGCCCGAGGACATCCCCTGGGCCAACGTCCGCAGCGATGTCCgtacagaggagcagaaacagagg GTTTCTTGGACGCAGGCGTTGCGAACCATCGTGAAGAACTGCTACAAGCAGCACGGACGTGAGGATCTGTTGTATGCATTTGAAGACCATCATATAACGACGGTTAccacccagcaccaccacctGACCACAGCGCAGAGCATCGCTCACCTTGTGCCGTCACAAACTGTGGTGCAGACCATCAACAACCCCGATGGAACAGTCTCACTCATTCAG GTTGGCACAGGACACACAGTTGCCACTCTGGCAGATGCCTCGGAGCTGCCGGGTGTGACGGTGACACAGGTTAACTACGCTACTGTGACGGATGGAGAG GTGGAGCAGAATTGGGCCCTCCATAGCGGGGAGATGACAATCCAAACCACTCAGTCATCAGAGGCCACGCAGGCAGTAGCATCCCTGGCTGAAGCTGCTGTCGCCGCCAGTCATGAGATGCAGACTGGTGCCACCGTCACGATGGCTCTAAACAG aTGGGGCCTACAGCGGGATCTTAAAGCGTGTCCCATGGAGGACCGGTCGTCTGCAGGATCGGGTTACATCACAACAATACAGCAGCTTGACAATCTCAG TGAGGCAGCTCATGCTGTAGCGACGTTGGCAGAGGCCACTCTACAAGGTGGAGGTCAGATCGTCCTGGCAGAGACGGCAGCTGCTGTCGGGGCACTAGCTGGGGTTCAGGATGCCACAG GTTTGGTCCAGATCCCGGTCAGCATGTATCAGACTGTAGTGACCAGCCTGGCACAGGGGAACCGGCCTGTCCAGGTTGCCATGGCACCTGTCGCCACACGCATAGAGAACACTGTCACTCTGGACGGCCAGGCGGTGGAGGTTGTGACCCTTGAGCAATGA
- the nrf1 gene encoding nuclear respiratory factor 1 isoform X2, with protein sequence MEEHSVHHEHMTTIEAGAVSQQVHQVHVTTYTETSMMSAEEDSTSSPDDDPYDDTDILNSAGTDEITAHLAAAGPVGMAAAAAVATGKKRKRPHIFESNPSIRKRQQTRLLRKLRATLDEYTTRVGQQAIVLCISPSKPNPVFKVFGAAPLENVVRKYKSMMLEDLENALAEHAPPGGDMASELPPLTIDGIPVSVDKMTQAQLRAFIPEMLKYSTGRGKPGWGKESCKPVWWPEDIPWANVRSDVRTEEQKQRVSWTQALRTIVKNCYKQHGREDLLYAFEDHHITTVTTQHHHLTTAQSIAHLVPSQTVVQTINNPDGTVSLIQVGTGHTVATLADASELPGVTVTQVNYATVTDGEVEQNWALHSGEMTIQTTQSSEATQAVASLAEAAVAASHEMQTGATVTMALNSEAAHAVATLAEATLQGGGQIVLAETAAAVGALAGVQDATGLVQIPVSMYQTVVTSLAQGNRPVQVAMAPVATRIENTVTLDGQAVEVVTLEQ encoded by the exons ATGGAGGAGCACAGCGTTCACCATGAACACATGACGACCATCGAGGCCGGCGCTGTCAGCCAACAGGTCCATCAG GTACACGTGACCACTTACACTGAAACATCCATGATGAGTGCTGAGGAAGACTCAACGTCCTCGCCAGATGACGATCCTTACGACGACACGGACATCCTCAATTCGGCAGGCACCGATGAGATCACCGCACACCTAGCTGCTGCAG gGCCAGTAGGCATGGCGGCAGCTGCTGCCGTGGCAACCggcaagaaaagaaagaggcctcacatctttgagtccaacccCTCAATCCGCAAGAGGCAGCAGACCCGTCTGCTCAG GAAACTAAGAGCTACACTTGATGAGTATACCACCAGAGTGGGGCAGCAGGCCATAGTGCTGTGTATTTCTCCCTCCAAACCCAACCCAGTGTTCAAGGTGTTTGGTGCTGCTCCTCTGGAGAATGTG GTGAGGAAGTATAAGAGCATGATGTTGGAGGATCTGGAGAACGCTCTCGCTGAACACGCCCCTCCAGGTGGAGACATGGCCTCAGAGCTGCCCCCCCTCACCATAGACGGCATCCCTGTATCTGTGGATAAGATGACCCAG GCCCAGCTGCGAGCATTCATCCCAGAGATGCTGAAGTACTCTACAGGCCGAGGGAAGCCTGGCTGGGGTAAAGAGAGCTGCAAGCCAGTGTGGTGGCCCGAGGACATCCCCTGGGCCAACGTCCGCAGCGATGTCCgtacagaggagcagaaacagagg GTTTCTTGGACGCAGGCGTTGCGAACCATCGTGAAGAACTGCTACAAGCAGCACGGACGTGAGGATCTGTTGTATGCATTTGAAGACCATCATATAACGACGGTTAccacccagcaccaccacctGACCACAGCGCAGAGCATCGCTCACCTTGTGCCGTCACAAACTGTGGTGCAGACCATCAACAACCCCGATGGAACAGTCTCACTCATTCAG GTTGGCACAGGACACACAGTTGCCACTCTGGCAGATGCCTCGGAGCTGCCGGGTGTGACGGTGACACAGGTTAACTACGCTACTGTGACGGATGGAGAG GTGGAGCAGAATTGGGCCCTCCATAGCGGGGAGATGACAATCCAAACCACTCAGTCATCAGAGGCCACGCAGGCAGTAGCATCCCTGGCTGAAGCTGCTGTCGCCGCCAGTCATGAGATGCAGACTGGTGCCACCGTCACGATGGCTCTAAACAG TGAGGCAGCTCATGCTGTAGCGACGTTGGCAGAGGCCACTCTACAAGGTGGAGGTCAGATCGTCCTGGCAGAGACGGCAGCTGCTGTCGGGGCACTAGCTGGGGTTCAGGATGCCACAG GTTTGGTCCAGATCCCGGTCAGCATGTATCAGACTGTAGTGACCAGCCTGGCACAGGGGAACCGGCCTGTCCAGGTTGCCATGGCACCTGTCGCCACACGCATAGAGAACACTGTCACTCTGGACGGCCAGGCGGTGGAGGTTGTGACCCTTGAGCAATGA